The Exiguobacterium mexicanum genome includes a window with the following:
- a CDS encoding response regulator, whose translation MIRVVLIDDHEMVRAGVSAFLSTQPDIEVVGEASDGATGAELAIAEKPDVVLMDLVMEPVDGVESTKRIKASWKEAKILVVTSFLDDEKVYPVIEAGAMSYVLKTANANEIADAIRQTAAGNPVMAAQVTGKMLERLRHPEKTLHESLTAREREILQLMAEGKSNQVIADELYISLKTVKTHVSNILTKLDVYDRTQAVVYAFQHNIVSKG comes from the coding sequence ATGATTCGAGTCGTATTGATTGATGACCATGAGATGGTGCGGGCCGGCGTCTCGGCGTTTCTGTCGACGCAGCCTGACATCGAAGTCGTCGGAGAAGCATCGGACGGCGCGACAGGGGCCGAGCTTGCCATCGCCGAGAAGCCCGATGTCGTCTTGATGGATTTAGTGATGGAACCTGTCGATGGGGTCGAGTCGACGAAGCGGATCAAGGCGAGTTGGAAAGAGGCCAAGATTTTAGTCGTGACGAGTTTCTTGGATGACGAGAAAGTGTATCCGGTCATCGAGGCCGGGGCAATGAGTTACGTCTTGAAAACGGCGAACGCCAACGAGATCGCCGACGCGATTCGTCAAACGGCAGCCGGCAATCCGGTCATGGCCGCCCAAGTGACGGGCAAGATGCTCGAACGGCTCCGACATCCGGAAAAGACGTTGCACGAGAGTCTGACGGCAAGGGAACGTGAGATTTTGCAATTGATGGCGGAAGGGAAATCGAACCAAGTCATCGCCGATGAACTATACATCTCGTTGAAGACGGTGAAGACACACGTCTCCAACATTTTGACGAAGCTTGACGTCTACGACCGGACGCAAGCCGTCGTTTATGCGTTTCAACATAATATCGTCAGTAAAGGATGA
- a CDS encoding sensor histidine kinase codes for MKKDSYPRTVVWHQLFSSLLTALFVTIAFLIGDSTSLRDLFTREEGLPFGVSILVIAVLIGSIFGVGSYFYLRRDFREVAIALWKLENQKEITFRPLSPYRDTLERIARISKQRAEMVEMAKRVGDRPVSVEEARSEAVVEERRRVARELHDSVSQQLYAISMMTTAAKQTIEAKPDVAAKQIEQVELMAQTAQAEMRSLLLQLRPVELEGMTLKTGIERLLEELSRKQSTELVWRLEEVELSRHTENELFRIVQEAISNTLRHAKAKRLEIEMRTVQQTVILKINDDGIGFNVDDTQVASYGLQSIRERTAEVGGTLRLVSVPGVGTQIEVRVKQQVEGLE; via the coding sequence ATGAAGAAGGATTCGTATCCAAGGACGGTCGTCTGGCATCAGTTATTTAGCAGCCTACTGACGGCACTGTTCGTCACGATCGCATTTTTAATAGGTGACTCGACTTCACTCCGAGATTTGTTCACACGTGAAGAAGGGTTGCCTTTCGGTGTGTCTATCCTCGTCATCGCCGTCTTGATTGGTAGCATCTTCGGGGTCGGTTCGTATTTTTATTTGCGACGCGACTTCCGGGAAGTGGCGATTGCCTTGTGGAAGCTTGAGAATCAAAAAGAAATCACGTTCCGTCCGCTGTCGCCTTATCGCGATACACTCGAACGGATTGCACGCATCTCGAAACAGCGCGCAGAAATGGTCGAGATGGCGAAACGGGTCGGTGACCGGCCTGTCAGTGTCGAGGAAGCGCGCAGCGAAGCAGTCGTCGAAGAACGGCGCCGTGTCGCCCGAGAGTTACATGATTCGGTCAGCCAGCAACTGTACGCCATCTCGATGATGACGACGGCAGCCAAGCAGACGATCGAGGCGAAGCCGGACGTGGCCGCCAAACAAATCGAACAAGTCGAACTGATGGCACAAACTGCTCAGGCGGAAATGCGCTCGCTTCTGTTGCAACTCCGTCCGGTCGAGCTCGAAGGAATGACGCTCAAGACGGGAATCGAGCGCCTGTTAGAAGAACTGTCACGCAAACAATCGACCGAGCTCGTATGGCGCCTCGAAGAAGTCGAATTGTCGCGACATACTGAGAATGAACTGTTCCGCATCGTCCAAGAAGCGATCAGCAACACGCTTCGCCATGCGAAAGCGAAACGACTTGAAATCGAAATGCGGACCGTGCAACAGACGGTCATCTTAAAAATAAACGACGACGGGATCGGCTTTAATGTCGATGATACACAAGTCGCCTCATATGGCTTACAATCGATAAGAGAGAGGACGGCTGAGGTCGGCGGGACGTTACGACTCGTCAGTGTGCCAGGCGTCGGTACTCAGATTGAAGTGCGTGTGAAACAACAAGTGGAGGGGTTAGAATGA
- the liaF gene encoding cell wall-active antibiotics response protein LiaF, translating to MERWNTRQIIGFMIILFAIGLFIDIATGGNSVLFSMVVPLLLLYIGRRFSRKGNQPVSYIFYGIGGIMLVGLIFSSAAFGFVLSGLLLMFGYRLYKNRPLESSRFKSHIRQEQAFSFGTKESGHYVLQDTNEFFLLRDVELDLSRAIIPEGETFLLLNGLAGDVRILIPAGYDYSIDASIGFGKIQVDESNYSPVFNRRFYTASDDYASATRKVRIHIVLMSGSVEVMTV from the coding sequence GTGGAACGTTGGAACACACGCCAAATCATCGGCTTTATGATTATTCTATTCGCCATTGGACTATTTATCGATATCGCGACGGGTGGTAACAGCGTCCTCTTCAGCATGGTCGTCCCGCTATTGTTGCTGTATATCGGGCGTCGTTTTAGCCGCAAAGGCAATCAGCCGGTCAGCTATATCTTTTACGGGATTGGCGGTATCATGCTCGTCGGGCTCATCTTCTCGTCGGCGGCGTTCGGCTTCGTATTGTCAGGTTTATTGCTCATGTTCGGCTATCGGCTGTACAAGAATCGTCCGCTCGAATCGAGTCGGTTCAAGTCACATATCCGGCAAGAACAGGCCTTTTCGTTCGGGACGAAAGAGAGCGGTCACTACGTGCTTCAAGACACGAATGAATTCTTCTTGTTGCGTGACGTCGAACTCGACTTGTCGCGCGCCATCATTCCGGAGGGAGAGACGTTCTTATTATTGAACGGACTCGCCGGGGACGTCCGAATTCTCATTCCGGCCGGCTACGATTACTCGATTGATGCATCAATCGGATTCGGCAAGATTCAAGTCGACGAATCGAATTATTCGCCCGTGTTCAATCGTCGCTTTTATACGGCATCGGACGATTACGCGTCAGCGACGCGAAAAGTCCGGATTCATATCGTGCTCATGAGCGGAAGTGTCGAGGTGATGACCGTATGA
- a CDS encoding PspA/IM30 family protein produces the protein MKTPFDQFRDLANELTKELSKEMKKFQDKEGPRSAPRSSGEAELNRHIRGAEKEALSVERLVERQKSLLEELATKRDDAKQMADKRYEQTELAKQAGEDKLAERAALESKHYGEQYRYFEGLLDEGARELDALERRALEMRLKLDEMQNKRYEFAMRENLDLLKGALDQIFGAETSKTHPFTEEEKKAEEKKQEPAAEEKIDPADEDDFEAKLKELERRFKQD, from the coding sequence ATGAAAACACCATTTGACCAGTTTCGTGATTTAGCTAACGAGTTGACGAAAGAACTATCGAAAGAGATGAAGAAGTTTCAAGATAAAGAGGGGCCACGTTCGGCTCCACGCTCAAGTGGGGAAGCCGAATTGAACCGCCATATCCGCGGTGCTGAAAAAGAGGCGCTGTCAGTCGAACGTCTCGTTGAGCGTCAAAAGTCATTGCTCGAGGAACTTGCTACAAAACGCGATGACGCCAAGCAGATGGCCGATAAGCGTTACGAGCAGACGGAACTCGCCAAACAAGCAGGCGAAGACAAGCTCGCCGAACGGGCAGCTCTCGAGTCGAAGCATTACGGTGAGCAGTATCGTTATTTTGAAGGTCTCCTCGATGAAGGAGCACGTGAACTCGATGCCCTCGAGCGCCGAGCTCTCGAGATGCGATTGAAACTCGATGAGATGCAAAACAAACGGTATGAGTTCGCAATGCGTGAGAACCTGGATTTATTGAAAGGTGCGCTCGATCAAATCTTCGGGGCAGAGACGTCGAAGACACATCCATTCACAGAAGAAGAGAAAAAAGCAGAAGAGAAGAAACAAGAACCGGCCGCTGAAGAGAAGATCGATCCAGCGGACGAAGATGATTTCGAAGCAAAACTAAAAGAACTTGAGCGTCGTTTCAAACAAGACTGA
- the rsgA gene encoding ribosome small subunit-dependent GTPase A yields MNQTTTTGRVTAQFQHMYTITTESANYTCSVTGKFRHEAESERDYPVIGDFVEFTVREHGQGVIRRLLERRTVLSRAAAGNETREQLICANVDFILITMACGHDFNLRRLERYSLAAWETGATPLIILTKSDQVDNAEALVDELALTVPGVDVFPVSSLTGDGVEALRAALPSESTIVLVGSSGVGKSSLTNALAGETVAETQAVRESDERGKHTTTHRELFRIDNLFVIDTPGMREFGLWDGADHLDDTFRDIEALAETCRFRDCAHSTEPGCAVRSAIKNGILDAKRYQSFVKLERELRYAEKRQAEAARLAEKKKRKTKA; encoded by the coding sequence TTGAATCAAACAACGACAACGGGACGTGTCACGGCACAGTTCCAACATATGTATACCATCACGACTGAAAGTGCGAACTATACGTGCAGTGTCACCGGGAAATTCCGACATGAGGCCGAAAGCGAGCGCGACTATCCGGTCATCGGCGACTTCGTCGAGTTCACCGTTCGTGAGCATGGTCAAGGCGTGATTCGACGTCTCCTTGAGCGGCGCACTGTCCTGTCACGGGCAGCTGCCGGCAACGAGACGCGCGAACAATTGATCTGCGCGAACGTCGATTTTATCTTGATCACGATGGCGTGCGGGCATGATTTCAACCTGCGCCGGCTCGAGCGCTATTCGCTCGCCGCGTGGGAAACCGGAGCCACCCCGCTCATCATCTTGACGAAATCGGACCAAGTCGACAACGCCGAGGCGCTCGTCGATGAGCTCGCTTTGACGGTTCCGGGGGTCGATGTCTTCCCTGTCAGTTCACTCACAGGCGACGGCGTCGAGGCGTTGCGAGCCGCACTGCCGAGCGAAAGCACGATCGTACTCGTCGGTTCGTCCGGCGTCGGGAAATCGTCACTGACGAACGCGCTTGCCGGTGAGACCGTCGCCGAGACACAAGCCGTACGCGAGAGCGATGAACGCGGCAAGCACACGACGACACATCGTGAACTGTTCCGGATTGACAATTTGTTCGTCATCGACACCCCGGGCATGCGTGAGTTCGGACTTTGGGACGGGGCCGATCACCTCGACGACACGTTTCGGGATATCGAGGCACTCGCCGAGACGTGTCGGTTCCGGGACTGTGCGCACAGCACCGAACCGGGCTGTGCCGTCCGATCCGCCATCAAAAACGGTATACTCGATGCGAAACGCTATCAGAGCTTCGTCAAGCTCGAGCGCGAGCTCCGCTACGCGGAAAAACGGCAAGCAGAGGCGGCGCGTCTCGCTGAGAAGAAGAAACGAAAAACGAAAGCTTAA
- a CDS encoding NAD(P)-dependent malic enzyme: MKTLNERALEMHAFHHGKLETTPKVDVDTKEALSLAYSPGVAEPCRRIAEDKELSYDYTLRANTVAVVSDGSAVLGLGNIGPEAALPVMEGKAVLFKSFAGVDAFPICLDTHNVDEIVRTVELLAPTFGAVNLEDIKAPECFEIEARLKQSLPIPVFHDDQHGTAIVVLAGLVNALRLVDKTMPELRVVMNGAGAAGIAIARLLKRFGVEDLVICDTKGAIYEGRVEGMNPFKDQIAKATNRKQHEGTLADVLQGADVFIGVSAAGAVTEEMVRSMAVDPVIFALANPIPEIMPDLATKAGARVVATGRSDFANQVNNVLAFPGIFRGALDVRATEINEEMKEAAVHAIADLLTEEDLINGVVIPSPFDERIAPAVAVAVAKAAVETGVAKRPLDEAAIRQHVSQKHL; this comes from the coding sequence ATGAAAACATTGAACGAACGCGCACTCGAGATGCATGCCTTCCATCACGGAAAATTGGAAACGACACCGAAAGTCGACGTCGACACGAAAGAAGCGCTCAGCCTCGCCTATTCACCAGGTGTCGCCGAACCGTGCCGTCGCATCGCCGAGGATAAAGAGTTGTCGTATGACTACACGCTCCGCGCCAACACGGTCGCCGTTGTCTCGGACGGGAGCGCCGTGCTCGGTCTCGGCAATATCGGTCCAGAAGCCGCACTACCGGTCATGGAAGGGAAAGCCGTCTTGTTCAAAAGCTTTGCCGGGGTCGATGCGTTCCCCATCTGTCTCGACACGCATAACGTCGACGAAATCGTCCGGACGGTCGAACTGCTTGCGCCGACATTCGGTGCCGTCAACTTAGAAGACATTAAAGCACCCGAGTGTTTTGAAATCGAGGCCCGTTTGAAACAATCGCTCCCGATTCCCGTCTTCCATGACGACCAACACGGGACGGCCATCGTTGTCCTAGCAGGTCTCGTCAACGCACTGCGACTCGTCGACAAGACGATGCCTGAACTTCGGGTCGTCATGAACGGTGCCGGGGCTGCCGGCATCGCCATCGCGAGACTGTTGAAGCGTTTCGGCGTCGAAGACCTCGTCATCTGTGACACGAAAGGCGCAATTTACGAAGGACGCGTCGAAGGGATGAACCCGTTCAAAGATCAAATCGCCAAAGCGACAAACCGGAAGCAACATGAAGGGACGCTCGCCGATGTGCTTCAAGGTGCCGACGTCTTCATCGGCGTCTCGGCGGCCGGTGCCGTCACCGAAGAGATGGTTCGTTCGATGGCTGTCGACCCGGTCATCTTTGCACTCGCGAACCCGATTCCGGAGATCATGCCGGACCTCGCGACAAAAGCTGGGGCGCGTGTCGTCGCGACCGGTCGTTCCGACTTCGCCAACCAAGTGAACAACGTCCTCGCCTTCCCTGGTATTTTCCGCGGGGCGCTTGACGTTCGCGCCACCGAGATCAACGAAGAGATGAAAGAAGCGGCCGTCCACGCGATTGCCGACTTGTTGACCGAGGAAGATCTCATAAACGGGGTCGTCATCCCAAGCCCGTTCGATGAGCGAATCGCACCCGCCGTCGCAGTCGCAGTCGCCAAAGCCGCCGTCGAGACCGGCGTCGCCAAGCGCCCACTCGATGAGGCAGCCATCCGTCAGCACGTCAGTCAAAAACATTTGTAA
- the pflA gene encoding pyruvate formate-lyase-activating protein, with protein MTMGYVHSVESFGTVDGPGIRFIVFLQGCALRCLYCHNADTWDFKKNNHRSAEDVIQEALSYRPFMEASKGGITISGGDPLAQPEFLEALLREAKKHGLHTTLDTSGALRPPNLDAILDHTDLVLLDIKHIDDDMCKKLTGRSNVNTLALAEHLSERGTKMWIRHVLVPEWTLDEGALRRTAAFIQKLDHVEKVEILPYHEMGVYKWEALGLDYPLKGIKPPTTEEVEWAEGILQGTV; from the coding sequence ATGACAATGGGATATGTACACTCGGTCGAATCGTTTGGAACCGTTGACGGCCCGGGAATTCGTTTTATCGTCTTTTTACAAGGTTGTGCGCTTCGTTGCTTGTATTGCCACAACGCTGACACGTGGGATTTCAAAAAGAATAACCATCGTTCGGCCGAGGACGTCATTCAAGAAGCGCTCAGCTATCGTCCGTTCATGGAAGCATCAAAAGGCGGTATCACGATTTCAGGGGGCGACCCGCTCGCGCAGCCAGAGTTTTTAGAAGCGCTCTTGCGTGAAGCGAAGAAACACGGGCTCCACACGACGCTCGACACGTCGGGTGCACTTCGTCCCCCTAACTTGGACGCCATCTTAGATCATACGGATCTCGTCTTACTCGATATCAAACATATCGACGATGACATGTGTAAGAAACTGACAGGACGGAGCAACGTCAACACGCTCGCGCTTGCTGAACATTTATCCGAGCGCGGAACGAAAATGTGGATTCGCCACGTCCTCGTCCCGGAATGGACACTTGATGAAGGAGCGCTCCGCCGCACGGCAGCGTTCATTCAAAAGCTCGACCACGTCGAGAAAGTCGAAATTTTGCCGTACCACGAGATGGGTGTCTATAAATGGGAGGCACTCGGTCTCGACTATCCGCTCAAAGGGATTAAACCCCCGACGACGGAAGAAGTCGAATGGGCGGAAGGGATCTTACAAGGAACCGTTTAA
- the pflB gene encoding formate C-acetyltransferase produces the protein MATEIKSAWSGFVPGQWTNEVNVGEFIRLNRHEYTGDDRFLVGPTDATNRLWAQVMELTKEERERGGVWAVDQNNPSTIVSHGPGYLNKELEKVVGVQTDEPFKRSIHPNGGIRMVDAALESYGFEPNPEITKIYSEIRKTHNQGVFDAYTPEMRAARKSGIITGLPDAYGRGRIIGDYRRVALYGLDFLIAERKKDLANRGGFLSESDIRTREEMSEQLRALQELKQLGAAYGFDLGRPAENTQEAYQWVYLAYLAAVKEQNGAAMSLGRVSTFLDVYAERDIEAGRLTESDVQEIVDHFIMKLRIVKFLRTPDYNELFSGDPTWVTESIGGMSEDGRSNVTKSSFRFLHSLSNLGPAPEPNLTVLWSTKLPEGFKQYCAKMSIETSAIQYENDDLMLPEFGDDYGIACCVSPMKIGKQMQFFGARANMAKALLYSMNGGRDEKSGDQIAPVWEMNTENVLTYDKVYADFDRTLDWLAELYVNTLNVIHFMHDKYAYERIEMALHDPEILRTMACGIAGLSVTADSLSAIKYATVKPVRNEQGIAVDFETEGDFPKFGNNDDRVDSIAVELVESFMEKVRKHKTYRDALHTQSVLTITSNVVYGKKTGNTPDGRRAGEPFAPGANPMHGRDTKGAAASLSSVAKLPFEHAQDGISYTFSIVPKALGKEEVARELNLAALLDGYMGGEHKGHHLNVNVFNRETLLDAMEHPEEYPQLTIRVSGYAVNFIKLTREQQIDVINRTFHGSL, from the coding sequence ATGGCAACCGAAATTAAATCAGCCTGGTCAGGATTTGTACCTGGGCAGTGGACGAACGAAGTGAACGTCGGTGAGTTTATCCGTTTGAACCGACACGAATACACAGGGGACGATCGTTTCCTCGTCGGACCGACCGATGCGACGAACCGTCTTTGGGCACAAGTGATGGAATTGACGAAAGAAGAGCGGGAACGCGGTGGTGTTTGGGCGGTCGATCAAAACAACCCATCGACAATCGTGTCGCACGGACCGGGATACTTAAACAAAGAGCTCGAGAAAGTGGTCGGTGTTCAAACGGACGAGCCGTTCAAACGTTCGATTCATCCGAACGGCGGGATCCGGATGGTCGACGCTGCCCTTGAGTCATACGGTTTCGAGCCGAACCCTGAAATCACAAAGATTTATTCGGAAATTCGCAAAACGCATAACCAAGGTGTCTTCGATGCGTACACACCTGAGATGCGGGCGGCGCGGAAGTCAGGGATCATCACAGGTCTTCCTGACGCTTACGGCCGGGGACGGATTATCGGCGACTACCGTCGTGTTGCCTTGTACGGGTTAGACTTCTTGATTGCAGAACGTAAAAAAGACTTGGCGAACCGTGGCGGTTTCTTATCAGAGTCAGATATTCGGACACGGGAAGAAATGTCTGAGCAGCTCCGTGCCCTCCAAGAGTTGAAACAACTCGGTGCGGCGTACGGGTTTGACCTCGGCCGTCCGGCGGAAAATACACAAGAGGCGTACCAATGGGTATATCTTGCATATCTCGCAGCCGTCAAAGAACAGAACGGCGCCGCGATGTCACTTGGACGTGTCTCGACATTCCTCGATGTTTACGCAGAACGTGATATCGAAGCAGGTCGTTTGACCGAGTCAGACGTTCAAGAAATCGTCGACCACTTCATCATGAAGCTCCGGATCGTCAAATTCTTGCGCACTCCTGACTACAACGAATTGTTCTCGGGGGACCCAACGTGGGTGACCGAGTCAATCGGTGGGATGAGTGAGGATGGTCGCTCGAACGTGACGAAGAGCTCATTCCGCTTCTTGCATTCACTCTCAAACCTCGGGCCAGCACCAGAACCGAACTTGACGGTGCTTTGGTCGACGAAATTGCCAGAAGGATTTAAACAATATTGCGCGAAGATGTCGATTGAGACGTCTGCGATCCAATATGAGAACGACGACCTCATGCTTCCAGAGTTTGGCGACGACTACGGCATCGCCTGCTGTGTGTCACCGATGAAGATTGGGAAACAGATGCAGTTCTTCGGTGCCCGCGCCAACATGGCAAAAGCACTCCTTTACAGCATGAACGGAGGCCGCGATGAGAAGAGCGGCGACCAAATCGCACCGGTTTGGGAGATGAACACCGAAAACGTGCTCACGTACGACAAAGTGTATGCCGACTTCGACCGGACGCTCGATTGGCTCGCCGAGCTCTACGTCAACACGCTCAACGTCATCCACTTCATGCACGATAAATATGCGTATGAACGGATCGAGATGGCACTTCATGACCCAGAAATCTTACGGACGATGGCATGCGGAATCGCCGGTCTCTCGGTCACAGCAGATAGTCTGTCAGCCATCAAATATGCGACCGTGAAACCGGTCCGAAACGAGCAAGGCATTGCTGTCGACTTCGAGACAGAAGGCGACTTCCCTAAATTCGGAAACAACGATGACCGTGTCGATTCAATCGCCGTCGAACTCGTTGAGTCGTTTATGGAAAAAGTGCGTAAGCATAAAACATACCGCGACGCGCTCCATACGCAATCAGTCTTGACGATCACATCAAACGTCGTCTACGGCAAGAAAACAGGCAACACACCGGACGGACGCCGTGCCGGCGAACCGTTCGCCCCAGGTGCGAACCCGATGCATGGCCGCGATACGAAAGGTGCTGCCGCATCGCTCTCATCAGTCGCGAAACTTCCGTTCGAGCATGCGCAAGACGGGATCTCATACACGTTCTCAATCGTACCGAAAGCACTAGGCAAAGAAGAAGTAGCTCGTGAACTCAACTTAGCGGCACTTCTTGACGGCTATATGGGCGGCGAGCATAAAGGACATCACTTGAACGTCAACGTCTTCAACCGTGAAACGTTGCTCGATGCGATGGAGCATCCGGAAGAATATCCACAGCTCACCATCCGCGTCTCTGGCTATGCGGTCAACTTCATCAAGTTGACGCGCGAACAACAAATCGACGTCATCAACCGGACGTTCCACGGTTCATTGTAA
- a CDS encoding DEAD/DEAH box helicase, which translates to MNFTKPFINEAWDRLGFTEPMPVQAEAFPLLLDGKDVTIEAPTGTGKTLAYLLPAIEKIDASNDRIQVVIVAPTRELVMQIQTVAQRFTEKGDVRIASFIGGVELKRQIDRLKKKPHLIVGTPGRLVELIEKKKLKLHETHTIVLDEADQIIDSGLTESAERIIKHTAHEHQIALVSATLTDTLQAWAAPFLNEPAHVKIERAVSAQVTYGYMLTTRRYKPELLRRLSHVDNVKALAFINNRSFLPPLKGELDKMKVNYRMLDSLKGKRERVETLREFRKGDYPLLITTGLAARGLDIEEVTHVVHFDLPESIDDFIHRSGRTARGNAAGTVLSLVTDEDLTHLKSFARQLGVELKELEIYRGDVIEKRIEDKPPVVKRPANKRGPRR; encoded by the coding sequence ATGAACTTTACAAAACCATTTATTAACGAAGCCTGGGATCGCCTTGGCTTTACTGAACCAATGCCGGTCCAAGCCGAAGCCTTCCCGCTTCTTCTTGACGGAAAAGACGTCACGATCGAAGCGCCGACAGGTACCGGGAAGACGCTTGCTTACTTATTACCCGCCATCGAAAAAATCGATGCGTCGAACGACCGCATCCAAGTCGTCATCGTCGCGCCGACGCGTGAACTCGTCATGCAGATTCAAACGGTCGCGCAACGCTTCACCGAGAAAGGTGACGTCCGCATCGCTTCGTTCATCGGTGGCGTCGAGTTGAAACGTCAAATCGACCGGTTGAAGAAAAAACCACATTTGATCGTCGGGACACCGGGCCGACTCGTCGAACTCATTGAGAAGAAAAAGTTGAAACTTCACGAGACGCATACGATCGTCCTCGACGAAGCCGATCAAATCATCGATAGCGGTTTGACAGAATCTGCCGAACGGATCATCAAACATACGGCGCATGAACATCAAATCGCCCTCGTCTCGGCGACACTCACAGACACGCTTCAAGCATGGGCTGCCCCATTCTTGAACGAACCGGCCCACGTGAAAATCGAGCGGGCGGTAAGCGCACAAGTCACCTATGGCTACATGTTGACGACGCGCCGGTATAAACCAGAGTTGCTCCGCCGCCTGTCTCACGTCGACAACGTCAAAGCGCTCGCGTTCATCAACAACCGGTCGTTCTTGCCACCGTTGAAAGGTGAGCTCGACAAGATGAAAGTGAACTATCGCATGCTCGACAGCTTGAAAGGAAAGCGCGAACGTGTCGAAACACTTCGTGAGTTCCGGAAGGGTGACTACCCGCTCCTCATCACGACTGGCCTCGCAGCCCGTGGTCTCGATATCGAGGAAGTGACGCACGTCGTCCACTTCGACTTGCCAGAATCAATCGATGACTTTATTCACCGCTCAGGCCGGACAGCACGCGGAAACGCGGCTGGGACGGTTCTCTCGCTCGTGACAGATGAGGATTTGACCCATTTGAAATCATTCGCCCGTCAACTCGGCGTTGAATTGAAAGAACTCGAGATTTACCGTGGCGACGTCATCGAGAAGCGAATCGAGGATAAACCGCCGGTCGTCAAGCGTCCTGCGAATAAACGAGGACCACGCCGATGA
- a CDS encoding ATP-binding cassette domain-containing protein codes for MIEVLGVKKRYRKKQVIEDVSFTAQKGEITCLIGLNGTGKSTILKGIMGLTPFDQGTVLVDGKPIDLNRVAFVPDHSTFPIHFTIEQCEVFMRDFYPTFDPKLFARLVDEFKLFPEDKLNELSKGTLAKVNLTLGIAQDPDYILLDEPFSGIDVFSKEQIVELFSSDIMQDRGVLITTHEIDDIEYLVDKAVMLNRGRIVREFDVEDVRFIHGKSIVDVMREEYGA; via the coding sequence ATGATCGAAGTACTGGGAGTTAAGAAACGTTACCGCAAAAAACAAGTCATCGAAGACGTGTCGTTCACGGCCCAAAAAGGGGAAATCACGTGTCTGATCGGTTTGAACGGTACCGGGAAATCGACAATTTTAAAAGGTATCATGGGACTGACGCCGTTCGACCAAGGTACGGTGCTCGTCGACGGCAAACCGATCGATTTGAATCGCGTCGCGTTCGTGCCGGACCACTCGACGTTCCCGATCCACTTCACGATTGAGCAGTGCGAGGTATTCATGCGCGACTTTTATCCGACGTTCGACCCGAAATTGTTCGCCCGTCTCGTCGACGAGTTCAAGCTGTTTCCGGAAGACAAGTTGAACGAGTTATCGAAAGGGACGCTCGCGAAAGTGAATTTGACGCTCGGCATTGCCCAAGACCCGGATTATATATTGCTCGACGAACCGTTCTCGGGCATCGACGTGTTCTCGAAAGAACAGATCGTCGAGTTGTTCTCGAGTGACATCATGCAAGACCGCGGCGTCTTGATTACGACGCACGAGATTGACGATATCGAATATTTGGTCGACAAGGCCGTCATGTTGAATCGCGGGCGGATCGTCCGCGAGTTCGACGTCGAGGACGTCCGCTTCATTCATGGGAAGTCGATTGTCGATGTCATGAGAGAGGAGTACGGCGCATGA
- a CDS encoding GntR family transcriptional regulator — translation MIIQFNTRAPVYIQVVDYFKKKMALGELQAGEEMPSRRELATELKINPNTVQKAFKEMEEQQLITTERNRPSRVTTDDHVLKRIRTELVDEAVVVFVESIQELDVTMDELVDKIKRQYGEGNLDDRSTGS, via the coding sequence ATGATCATACAATTCAACACGAGAGCCCCGGTTTACATTCAAGTCGTCGATTACTTCAAAAAGAAGATGGCGCTTGGTGAACTGCAGGCGGGCGAAGAGATGCCGTCGCGACGCGAGCTCGCGACCGAACTGAAAATCAATCCGAACACCGTCCAAAAGGCGTTCAAGGAAATGGAGGAACAACAATTGATTACGACCGAACGGAACCGTCCGAGCCGCGTGACGACCGATGACCATGTATTGAAACGCATCCGGACGGAACTCGTCGATGAGGCGGTCGTCGTCTTCGTCGAATCGATTCAAGAACTCGACGTCACGATGGATGAGCTCGTCGATAAAATCAAACGGCAATACGGGGAGGGGAATCTCGATGATCGAAGTACTGGGAGTTAA